One region of Natrinema salaciae genomic DNA includes:
- a CDS encoding ATP-binding protein, with protein MIVVICGPPGAGKTTITARVRERLEARGRPVRSVHSDDFSSRTYDQLAEQVGETPATGVTLVDGTFYRRKWQTRFRTLGDVHFVRVTASLETCLERNRERADPIAERGVHVVYREFDEPDAELEIDTDRCSPDDAADRIVATIEAWLE; from the coding sequence GTGATCGTCGTCATCTGCGGGCCGCCGGGGGCGGGGAAAACCACGATCACGGCCCGCGTTCGCGAGCGGCTCGAGGCGCGGGGCCGGCCGGTTCGGTCGGTTCACTCCGACGACTTCTCGAGTCGCACGTACGACCAGCTGGCCGAGCAGGTCGGCGAGACACCGGCGACCGGCGTCACGCTGGTCGACGGCACGTTCTATCGCCGGAAGTGGCAGACCCGCTTTCGGACGCTCGGCGACGTCCACTTCGTCCGCGTGACGGCGAGCCTCGAGACCTGCCTCGAGCGAAACCGAGAGCGCGCGGACCCGATCGCGGAGCGGGGCGTCCACGTGGTCTACCGGGAGTTCGACGAGCCCGACGCCGAACTGGAGATCGACACTGACCGGTGTAGCCCCGACGACGCGGCCGATCGGATCGTAGCCACGATCGAGGCGTGGCTCGAGTGA
- a CDS encoding TrmB family transcriptional regulator, with product MDRDPLRDALQNAGLTSYQADAYITLLERGMMPAVEVANQCSVPVSQIYDVLRALERMEYIETFDQDQLHASPTEPIGVLRELRSRGQQMNQAADAIEDRWERPAVSDHKVSVVKHEETVVDRTRDLIRDVESSIELSATVDQFRALTNALEDAHDRGVVTKVAVYGADLEERLEDAPLEGTVTELRACRIPGPFLFVADRSRTCFTPNDWANRPFGVLIDDYILSLIFHWYFQTGVWALWETVYEDTEPPHVYTTLEEFVRDVAPLWTDGANVAVTVEGTWVDTNEPCEITGIVTDIVYPGSYRSEGRPSFEDLAGFLQVHLAADGDLYDVGDWGAVYEDIEAVRITLEAIEFDEPTTAAGRVDVDGALDTERESADD from the coding sequence ATGGACAGGGACCCTCTCCGAGACGCGCTCCAGAACGCGGGGCTGACCTCGTATCAGGCCGACGCCTACATCACGCTGCTCGAGCGAGGAATGATGCCCGCCGTGGAGGTCGCCAACCAGTGTTCCGTCCCGGTGTCCCAGATCTACGACGTCCTCCGCGCCCTCGAGCGGATGGAGTACATCGAGACGTTCGACCAGGATCAGCTCCACGCCAGCCCCACGGAACCGATCGGCGTCCTCCGCGAACTTCGGTCTCGGGGCCAGCAGATGAACCAGGCGGCGGATGCGATCGAGGATCGCTGGGAGCGGCCGGCGGTCAGCGACCACAAAGTCAGCGTCGTCAAACACGAGGAGACGGTCGTCGACCGGACGCGCGACCTGATCCGGGACGTGGAGAGCTCCATCGAACTATCGGCGACCGTCGACCAGTTCCGAGCCCTGACGAACGCGCTCGAGGACGCCCACGACCGGGGCGTCGTCACGAAGGTGGCCGTCTACGGCGCCGATCTGGAGGAGCGACTCGAGGACGCCCCCCTCGAGGGGACGGTAACGGAACTCCGCGCGTGCCGTATCCCGGGGCCGTTCCTGTTCGTTGCGGATCGCTCGCGGACGTGTTTCACGCCGAACGACTGGGCCAACAGGCCCTTCGGCGTCCTGATCGACGACTACATCCTCTCGCTGATCTTCCACTGGTACTTCCAGACCGGCGTCTGGGCCCTCTGGGAGACGGTCTACGAGGACACCGAACCGCCACACGTCTACACGACCCTCGAGGAGTTCGTCCGCGACGTGGCACCGCTGTGGACGGACGGAGCGAACGTCGCGGTGACGGTCGAGGGGACGTGGGTCGACACGAACGAACCCTGCGAGATCACCGGAATCGTCACCGATATCGTCTATCCGGGTTCCTACCGCTCCGAGGGCCGTCCGTCCTTCGAGGACCTGGCCGGGTTCCTGCAGGTGCATCTCGCCGCCGACGGCGACCTGTACGACGTCGGTGACTGGGGCGCGGTCTACGAGGACATCGAAGCGGTCCGGATCACCCTCGAGGCCATCGAGTTCGACGAACCGACGACTGCGGCGGGTCGCGTCGACGTCGACGGTGCGCTGGACACCGAGCGCGAGTCGGCGGACGACTGA
- a CDS encoding DUF7344 domain-containing protein, whose protein sequence is MSPELAEDTAHALLADSERLHLLTLLRQEGTGNIDALARRIAAREEDVRPENVGRETQRRVTVSLVHNHLPRLAEHDVVSYDRESVVLMDVFDDLESSLRTPAAELPIQRLSDE, encoded by the coding sequence ATGTCACCCGAACTCGCGGAAGACACTGCCCACGCGCTGCTCGCCGATTCCGAGCGACTGCACCTGCTGACACTCCTGCGTCAGGAGGGAACGGGGAATATCGACGCGCTCGCCCGTCGGATCGCCGCTCGAGAGGAAGACGTGCGCCCGGAGAACGTCGGCCGAGAAACCCAGCGACGGGTTACCGTTTCGCTCGTTCACAACCACCTACCGCGGCTCGCCGAGCACGACGTCGTCAGCTACGACCGGGAATCGGTCGTGCTCATGGACGTCTTCGACGACCTCGAGTCGTCCCTTCGGACGCCCGCCGCCGAACTGCCCATCCAGCGGCTCTCGGACGAGTAG
- a CDS encoding PspA/IM30 family protein, which yields MGILSRTSYVIRSKLNSVLNQAEDPTETLDYSYEQMRDQLQQVKRGIADLTTQKKRLEMQKRRLEENVEKHNDQARTAVQQDREDLARRALEKKKTKMNQIEDLERQISDLQGQQDRLIEQKNELQSRIEEFRTKKETMKARHEAAKASSTVSEAMTATGEEFEDVGRAIERAEEQTEDMEARAAAMDELHESGAFEDVMSDKDNIDRELEQLSTDSGVEAELETLKSDVGASETEPESETETETEAASEADEAELTELEGEDQEDVEAELAELQDEENA from the coding sequence ATGGGTATCCTCTCTCGGACTTCCTACGTCATCCGGTCGAAACTCAACTCGGTGCTCAACCAGGCCGAGGACCCGACCGAAACGCTGGACTACTCCTACGAGCAGATGCGGGACCAGCTCCAGCAGGTCAAACGCGGTATCGCCGATCTCACCACGCAGAAAAAGCGCCTCGAGATGCAGAAACGCCGGCTCGAGGAGAACGTCGAGAAACACAACGATCAGGCACGGACGGCGGTCCAACAGGACCGGGAGGATCTGGCGCGGCGCGCCCTCGAGAAGAAGAAAACGAAGATGAACCAGATCGAGGACTTGGAGCGCCAGATTTCGGACCTGCAGGGCCAGCAGGACCGGCTGATCGAACAGAAGAACGAACTCCAGAGCCGCATCGAGGAGTTCCGGACCAAGAAGGAGACGATGAAGGCCCGCCACGAGGCCGCGAAGGCGAGTTCGACCGTGTCGGAGGCGATGACGGCAACCGGCGAAGAGTTCGAGGACGTCGGCCGTGCCATCGAGCGCGCCGAGGAGCAGACCGAGGACATGGAGGCCCGCGCCGCCGCGATGGACGAACTCCACGAGTCCGGCGCGTTCGAGGACGTTATGTCAGACAAGGATAACATCGACCGCGAACTCGAGCAGCTCTCGACCGACAGCGGCGTCGAAGCGGAACTCGAGACGCTCAAGTCCGACGTCGGCGCGAGCGAAACCGAGCCGGAATCCGAGACCGAGACCGAGACCGAGGCCGCGAGCGAGGCCGACGAGGCGGAACTCACCGAACTCGAGGGCGAGGATCAGGAAGACGTCGAGGCCGAACTCGCCGAGTTACAGGACGAAGAGAACGCCTGA
- a CDS encoding FxLYD domain-containing protein — MTRSESTSRRRVLASLGAGVAVAAAGCTGSGGLDGQPRYEEGTVGDRNASNVSERNATQMSTAAALAQQEPSNAVTPLDPLELVEHEFVVEDGYLGSTVQGTVTNTGADRIQVVEVRTRIYDDAGNLLGRYFASTGDLDGDETWAFQVVVLESPSDVASYDITVLGTPT, encoded by the coding sequence ATGACGCGATCGGAGTCGACGAGCCGACGGCGAGTGCTCGCGTCGCTCGGTGCGGGCGTCGCAGTCGCGGCCGCCGGCTGTACCGGCAGTGGCGGACTCGACGGCCAGCCGAGATACGAGGAGGGGACCGTCGGCGACCGAAACGCCAGCAACGTCTCCGAGCGGAACGCGACCCAGATGTCCACGGCCGCTGCGCTCGCCCAGCAGGAGCCCAGCAACGCGGTGACGCCGCTCGATCCGCTCGAGCTGGTCGAACACGAGTTCGTCGTCGAGGACGGCTATCTCGGCTCCACGGTTCAGGGAACCGTCACGAATACGGGAGCCGACCGTATCCAGGTCGTCGAAGTACGAACGCGCATCTACGACGACGCTGGCAACCTGCTCGGCAGGTATTTCGCCAGCACCGGTGACCTCGACGGCGACGAGACGTGGGCCTTTCAGGTCGTCGTGCTCGAGTCACCGTCGGACGTGGCCAGCTACGACATCACCGTTCTCGGAACGCCGACGTGA
- a CDS encoding ArsR/SmtB family transcription factor: MSERQTDGPVPSTDRRTSDCCSVGRSLADEELAADVQTLATLGNDTRYEALRRIAAADEAVCVCELEPTLGVSQGAVSQALSRLFSAGLVDRRKEGRWRYYSATPRADRLLRVLDETRGLDDD, encoded by the coding sequence ATGAGTGAACGACAGACAGACGGGCCGGTTCCGTCGACAGACCGGCGGACGTCCGACTGTTGCTCGGTCGGCCGCTCGCTGGCGGACGAGGAACTCGCCGCCGACGTGCAGACGCTCGCGACGCTCGGGAACGACACCCGGTACGAGGCGCTTCGACGCATCGCCGCGGCCGACGAGGCCGTCTGCGTCTGCGAGCTGGAGCCGACGCTCGGGGTCAGTCAGGGAGCGGTCAGTCAGGCCCTCTCGCGGCTTTTCAGCGCCGGATTGGTCGATCGGCGGAAAGAGGGACGATGGCGGTACTACTCCGCGACGCCGCGCGCGGATCGACTGCTCCGCGTGCTCGACGAGACGAGAGGGCTCGACGATGACTGA
- a CDS encoding PadR family transcriptional regulator: MYDLTGFQRDLLYTIAGQDEPHGLAIKAELEEYYEKEIHHGRLYPNLDTIVDKGLVEKGEVDRRTNYYSVTARGRRELAARREWEDQYIGEQLSNAE; the protein is encoded by the coding sequence ATGTACGATCTCACAGGCTTCCAGCGCGACCTGTTGTACACGATCGCTGGACAGGACGAACCCCACGGGCTCGCGATCAAAGCGGAACTCGAGGAGTACTACGAGAAAGAGATCCACCACGGACGACTCTATCCGAATCTGGACACGATCGTCGACAAGGGGCTCGTCGAGAAGGGGGAGGTCGATCGGCGGACGAATTACTACTCGGTCACAGCTCGTGGTCGGCGGGAACTCGCGGCTCGCCGGGAGTGGGAAGACCAGTACATCGGTGAGCAGCTCTCGAACGCGGAGTAA
- a CDS encoding FRG domain-containing protein, with protein MSADCHPSVQRAETWTELQQLITQEMWTADIGRHRSPYVFRGVSDQSFTLETSIKRFVGDSGKWPLELLLLRNFAQYGANEIDEPRSVWHLLSLAQHYGLPTRLLDWSFSPLVAAYFATVAGDTDHDGAIWAVDYRQLHADLPDYYQDVLEMTETHMLDTHLLSNVTLEYQLHGDRPDGDGLPPVRSLNDVSRVDELWQELWAPDDARDEYVMFFRPPAIDDRIANQAAVFSFQSDPRLVLDRWLADRPDCYRKIVIPGERKLEFRDTLDQLNVNHRTLFPGLEGLATWLKQYYQPQAGE; from the coding sequence ATGTCCGCTGATTGCCACCCGTCGGTCCAGCGAGCCGAAACCTGGACCGAGCTCCAGCAGCTGATCACGCAGGAGATGTGGACGGCCGACATCGGCCGCCACCGCTCGCCCTACGTGTTCCGCGGCGTATCGGACCAGTCGTTCACCCTCGAGACGTCGATCAAGCGCTTCGTCGGCGACTCGGGAAAGTGGCCCCTCGAGCTCCTGTTGCTCCGTAACTTCGCCCAGTACGGAGCGAACGAGATCGACGAGCCCCGATCCGTCTGGCACCTGCTCTCGCTCGCGCAACACTACGGGCTGCCGACGCGGCTGCTCGACTGGTCGTTTTCGCCGCTCGTGGCGGCGTACTTCGCAACCGTCGCCGGCGACACCGACCACGACGGGGCGATCTGGGCCGTCGACTACCGGCAACTGCACGCCGACCTCCCGGACTACTACCAGGATGTTCTCGAGATGACGGAGACCCACATGCTCGACACGCACCTCCTCTCGAACGTGACTCTCGAGTACCAACTGCACGGGGATCGTCCCGACGGTGACGGACTCCCGCCGGTCCGGAGCCTCAACGACGTGTCCCGCGTCGACGAACTGTGGCAGGAGCTGTGGGCTCCCGACGACGCCCGCGACGAGTACGTCATGTTCTTCCGGCCGCCCGCGATCGACGACCGCATCGCCAACCAGGCGGCCGTCTTCTCGTTTCAGTCCGATCCGCGGCTGGTCCTCGACCGCTGGCTCGCGGACCGACCCGATTGCTATCGGAAAATCGTCATTCCGGGCGAACGCAAGCTCGAGTTCCGCGACACGCTCGACCAACTGAACGTCAACCATCGAACGCTGTTCCCCGGGCTGGAGGGGCTGGCAACCTGGCTCAAGCAGTACTATCAGCCACAGGCCGGCGAGTGA
- a CDS encoding malectin domain-containing carbohydrate-binding protein, with the protein MSAAVAAAAGVGLASSVGSAAPGDVVFAVNAAGGAYTAADGTEYQADANYSGGTAASSSEPIAGTDDDTLYRTHRYGDFSYDVEVPDGTYDVEIHVAETYWSADGDRVFDVSVDGSESITDLDVHAEVGHNAALVRTISGVDVSDGTLSVSFSTDVDNAMVSAIRVVEAGDEPAGKQPYGGSAWRLPGRVEAEDYDVGGEGVAYHDTSSGNTGGAYRDDDVDIESSTEGGYNVGWIEPDEWLEYTVDVDSDGTYDLATRVASASGGGQFHVEVDGTDVTGSVSFGGTGGWQSWTTVDAGSVDLTAGEHVVRVYSEASGWNINYFEFTDSGGSGEEYPDDPGNLDGRSWNEILADHFDGGSLDTSLWTDQTGNGHDYGIPGWGNSEEQYYSEDNRWVENSDLVVEIREEQVSDEYGTYDYTSGKLVTEGNFDFQYGRVDFRSQLVEDQGLWPAHWMLPAGGTWPDNGEIDIMELVGHEPATVHGTVHGPGYSGGNSIGGDYHLDSGVFADDYHVFSVVWDPGVIKWYVDGEHFFTVTREDVESQGNEWAFDDNPFWLILNCAVGGEWPGSPDGTTTFPQQMRIDYVRVFKEA; encoded by the coding sequence ATGAGCGCCGCTGTGGCGGCCGCGGCGGGAGTCGGCCTCGCGAGTTCGGTCGGGAGCGCGGCCCCGGGAGACGTCGTCTTCGCGGTCAACGCCGCCGGCGGCGCCTACACGGCAGCGGACGGGACCGAGTATCAGGCCGACGCGAACTACAGCGGCGGCACCGCCGCGAGCTCGAGCGAACCGATCGCCGGCACCGACGACGACACGCTGTACCGGACACACCGGTACGGCGATTTCAGCTACGACGTCGAGGTTCCCGACGGGACGTACGACGTCGAGATCCACGTCGCGGAGACGTACTGGAGCGCGGACGGCGATCGGGTATTCGACGTCTCCGTCGACGGATCGGAGTCCATCACCGACCTCGACGTCCACGCCGAGGTCGGCCACAACGCGGCGCTGGTTCGGACGATCAGCGGCGTGGACGTCTCGGACGGGACCCTGTCCGTCTCGTTCAGCACCGACGTCGACAACGCGATGGTCAGCGCGATCAGGGTCGTCGAAGCCGGCGACGAGCCGGCCGGCAAGCAGCCGTACGGCGGGTCGGCCTGGCGGCTTCCCGGCCGGGTCGAGGCCGAGGACTACGACGTCGGCGGCGAGGGCGTCGCCTACCACGATACCTCGTCGGGCAACACCGGCGGTGCCTACCGGGACGACGACGTCGACATCGAGTCCTCGACCGAAGGCGGCTACAACGTCGGCTGGATCGAGCCCGACGAGTGGCTCGAGTACACCGTCGACGTCGACAGCGACGGGACGTACGATCTGGCAACCCGGGTCGCCTCCGCGTCCGGCGGTGGTCAGTTCCACGTCGAGGTCGACGGCACCGACGTTACGGGTTCGGTCAGCTTCGGCGGGACCGGCGGCTGGCAGTCCTGGACGACAGTCGACGCCGGCTCGGTCGACCTGACTGCCGGCGAGCACGTCGTCCGCGTCTACTCCGAGGCCAGCGGCTGGAATATCAACTACTTCGAGTTCACCGATTCCGGCGGCAGCGGCGAGGAGTACCCGGACGACCCGGGCAACCTCGACGGCCGGTCGTGGAACGAGATTCTGGCCGACCACTTCGACGGCGGCTCGCTGGACACCTCGCTGTGGACGGACCAGACCGGGAACGGTCACGACTACGGCATCCCCGGCTGGGGCAACAGCGAAGAGCAGTACTACAGCGAGGACAACCGCTGGGTCGAAAACAGCGACCTCGTGGTCGAGATCCGGGAAGAGCAGGTCTCGGACGAGTACGGGACCTACGACTACACGTCGGGGAAGCTGGTGACCGAGGGCAACTTCGATTTCCAGTACGGCCGCGTCGACTTCCGCTCGCAGCTCGTCGAGGATCAGGGTCTGTGGCCGGCCCACTGGATGCTGCCGGCGGGTGGCACCTGGCCCGACAACGGTGAGATCGACATCATGGAACTCGTCGGCCACGAGCCCGCGACGGTCCACGGGACAGTCCACGGACCGGGCTACTCCGGTGGTAACTCGATCGGCGGGGACTACCACCTCGACAGCGGCGTCTTCGCGGACGACTACCACGTCTTCTCCGTCGTGTGGGACCCCGGCGTCATCAAGTGGTACGTCGACGGCGAGCACTTCTTCACCGTCACCCGCGAGGATGTCGAGAGCCAGGGCAACGAATGGGCCTTCGACGACAACCCCTTCTGGCTGATCCTCAACTGTGCGGTCGGTGGCGAGTGGCCCGGTTCGCCGGACGGGACGACGACGTTCCCGCAGCAGATGCGCATCGACTACGTACGGGTGTTCAAAGAAGCGTAG
- a CDS encoding alpha/beta hydrolase produces the protein MSDVLLPGGRDVRGTLEEPDDEPAAIAVACPPHPRHGGSRSDPRLVAVSDALCDAGIACLRFDYGSWDEGYGEREDVRNAVRWARDRDTELPVGVFGYSFGASLALLAAADVEPEAVAVLAPTARLADDLDAIEAVETLEAPLHVLYGDRDTTVDWEPVVERARERGDEVTALAGDHFFLTKHDEIATTVRSFFERTLLESADDSETADRHR, from the coding sequence ATGAGCGACGTTCTGCTCCCCGGCGGCCGCGACGTTCGGGGGACGCTGGAGGAACCGGACGACGAACCGGCGGCGATCGCGGTCGCCTGCCCGCCGCATCCCCGCCACGGCGGCTCGCGCAGCGATCCCCGGCTCGTCGCCGTCAGTGACGCCCTGTGCGACGCGGGCATCGCCTGCCTCCGGTTCGATTACGGCTCGTGGGACGAGGGGTACGGCGAGCGGGAAGACGTTCGTAACGCCGTCCGGTGGGCCCGCGATCGGGATACCGAGCTCCCGGTCGGCGTCTTCGGCTACAGTTTCGGCGCGTCGCTGGCGCTGCTGGCGGCGGCCGACGTCGAGCCGGAAGCCGTCGCCGTCCTCGCGCCCACCGCACGGCTCGCCGACGATCTGGACGCGATCGAGGCGGTAGAGACGCTCGAGGCTCCACTCCACGTCCTGTACGGCGACCGAGACACGACCGTCGACTGGGAGCCGGTCGTCGAGCGTGCGCGAGAGCGTGGCGACGAGGTCACCGCGCTGGCCGGCGACCACTTCTTCCTCACCAAGCACGACGAAATCGCGACGACGGTCCGGTCGTTCTTCGAGCGAACGCTACTCGAGTCCGCGGACGATAGCGAGACGGCCGATCGACACCGGTGA
- a CDS encoding DUF7577 domain-containing protein encodes MSTSSDPPTQTCPVCRTENDRFYTYCRECLEELPARTARSPAF; translated from the coding sequence ATGTCGACGTCGTCCGACCCGCCTACACAGACCTGTCCCGTCTGCCGGACCGAGAACGACCGCTTCTACACCTACTGCCGGGAGTGCCTCGAGGAACTCCCCGCGAGAACGGCTCGGTCGCCGGCGTTCTGA